Proteins encoded by one window of Salvia splendens isolate huo1 chromosome 7, SspV2, whole genome shotgun sequence:
- the LOC121741629 gene encoding ethylene-responsive transcription factor ERF017-like encodes MSDTAAAAKFRGVRKRKWGKYVSEIRLPNSRERIWLGSYDTAEKAARAFDAALFCLRGPSANFNFPDEPPPDIPGGRALSPPEIAGAAQDYGNSYRGGLCTVHAAAGVEARDSGDVDRAGLVDLVDGSFWKMLDMNCEPNEGCDSGFGPFVEPGEMHVDPHYGARVYEDEEGSYYHGLWNF; translated from the coding sequence ATGTCCGacacggcggcggcggcgaagtTCCGAGGCGTGCGGAAGCGGAAGTGGGGGAAGTACGTCTCCGAGATACGCCTCCCGAACAGCCGGGAGCGGATATGGCTCGGGTCCTACGACACGGCGGAGAAAGCGGCGCGGGCCTTCGACGCCGCCCTCTTCTGCCTCCGCGGCCCCTCCGCCAACTTCAACTTCCCGGATGAGCCGCCGCCGGACATCCCGGGCGGGCGGGCCCTTTCCCCGCCCGAGATCGCAGGGGCGGCGCAGGACTACGGGAATAGCTACCGCGGCGGCCTGTGCACAGTACATGCTGCCGCGGGAGTCGAGGCCCGGGACTCGGGCGATGTGGACCGGGCCGGGCTGGTGGACTTGGTTGATGGGTCGTTTTGGAAGATgttggacatgaattgtgaGCCGAATGAGGGCTGTGATTCGGGCTTCGGGCCTTTTGTGGAGCCCGGTGAAATGCATGTGGATCCACATTATGGAGCTAGGGTTTATGAAGATGAAGAGGGGAGTTACTATCACGGGCTTTGGAATTtctaa